Proteins found in one Pyrus communis chromosome 15, drPyrComm1.1, whole genome shotgun sequence genomic segment:
- the LOC137717801 gene encoding uncharacterized protein, which yields MERKQGFFSALKEEVTRGLSPGRSRAKSPARSRSPMSGLLRRRRNHHVAQPEPLMVPRSGSLRLPEALSPLKEGPDGTDGEDSRMEGKWGHWMKGQLCRAPSVSCSAYKRSDLRLLLGVLAAPLAPVHVSTTEPLPHLSIKDTPIENSSAQYILQQYTAASGGQKLQNSVHNAYAMGKVRMIASEFETANRVVRNKNSSKAAESGGFVLWQMHPDMWYVELALGGSKVHAGCNGKLVWRHTPWLGAHAAKGPVRPLRRALQGLDPRTTASMFTNSRCIGEKKINDEDCFILKLCADPLTLKARSEGPAEIIRHVLFGYFSQKTGLLVHLEDSHLTRIQNNGGDAVYWETTINSFLEDYKPVEGIMIAHSGRSVVTLFRFGETALSHTKTRMEEAWTVEEVAFNVPGLSMDCFIPPAELRFATMSESCELPQDQTVNNSTAASAYRAKVASFEKSHEGNASNLMRKMDV from the exons ATGGAGAGAAAGCAGGGGTTTTTTTCGGCTTTGAAGGAGGAGGTGACGAGGGGTTTGTCGCCGGGGAGGTCGAGGGCGAAGAGTCCGGCACGGAGCCGGTCCCCAATGTCGGGTTTATTGAGGCGGAGGAGGAACCACCACGTGGCGCAGCCGGAGCCGCTGATGGTTCCGAGATCCGGGAGCTTGAGGCTACCCGAGGCGCTGTCGCCGCTGAAGGAGGGCCCGGATGGGACGGACGGTGAAGATTCGAGGATGGAGGGGAAGTGGGGCCACTGGATGAAGGGGCAGCTGTGCAGGGCTCCTTCCGTTTCGTGCTCCGCCTACAAAAGGTCGGATCTGCGGCTGCTGCTTGGGGTTCTGGCTGCGCCACTCGCCCCGGTGCACGTTAGCACCACCGAGCCTCTGCCTCACCTTAGCATCAAAGACACACCCATT GAGAATTCATCTGCTCAGTATATATTGCAGCAGTACACAGCGGCATCGGGAGGGCAGAAGCTTCAGAACTCAGTCCACAATGCTTATGCTATGGGAAAGGTGAGAATGATCGCTTCGGAGTTTGAAACAGCTAACAGGGTTGTACGGAACAAGAATTCCTCCAAAGCAGCAGAGTCGGGCGGCTTTGTCCTGTGGCAGATGCATCCAGACATGTGGTATGTGGAGCTTGCACTTGGCGGCAGCAAGGTTCACGCTGGTTGCAATGGGAAGCTTGTGTGGAGGCACACACCTTGGCTTGGCGCACATGCTGCAAAAGGGCCAGTTAGACCCTTGCGGCGTGCACTTCAG GGACTTGACCCGAGAACCACCGCTAGCATGTTTACCAATTCAAGATGCATTGGTGAGAAGAAGATCAACGACGAGGATTGTTTCATCCTCAAGCTTTGTGCAGATCCTCTGACGCTGAAAGCCAGGAGTGAAGGGCCTGCGGAGATCATAAGGCATGTTTTATTTGGCTACTTCAGCCAGAAAACAGGGCTCCTTGTACACTTGGAAGATTCCCATTTGACCCGCATTCAAAACAACGGAGGTGATGCTGTTTACTGGGAGACCACAATCAACTCATTCCTTGAAGATTACAAGCCCGTTGAGGGGATTATGATTGCTCACTCAGGACGTTCTGTAGTAACCCTATTCAGGTTTGGAGAAACTGCATTGAGCCACACCAAGACCAGGATGGAAGAAGCTTGGACAGTCGAGGAAGTGGCATTCAATGTCCCTGGCTTGTCAATGGACTGTTTCATCCCTCCTGCCGAGCTAAGATTTGCTACTATGAGTGAATCCTGTGAGCTCCCTCAGGATCAGACTGTAAATAACTCCACGGCCGCAAGTGCATATCGAGCGAAGGTTGCATCATTTGAGAAGTCTCATGAAGGCAATGCAAGTAATCTTATGCGGAAGATGGATGTTTAG
- the LOC137716733 gene encoding peamaclein, translating into MKLVFATFMFVCLFLTSSFFEASMAGSPFCDSKCGVRCSKAGYKDRCLRFCGICCEKCQCVPSGTYGNKDECPCYRDLKNSKGEDKCP; encoded by the exons ATGAAGCTCGTCTTTGCAACCTTCATGTTCGTTTGCCTTTTCCTCACCTCCTCTTTCTTTGAGGCATCAATGGCTGGTTCTC CTTTTTGTGACTCCAAGTGTGGGGTGAGATGTTCAAAAGCTGGATATAAGGACAGGTGCTTGAGGTTCTGTGGAATCTGTTGCGAGAAATGTCAGTGCGTTCCATCGGGGACTTACGGGAACAAGGACGAGTGCCCTTGCTACAGGGACCTCAAAAACTCCAAGGGCGAGGATAAGTGCCCTTAA